The nucleotide sequence CGCCGGTTGCATGATCCGGTTGGAGTGCCGGTGGAACTTTCTGCCGAGTTGCAAATGCTTACGCAACAAACGAGAAATTCGTAGTTGTTTTGTGTGGGCTTTGAGAAGAGGGATTTTTGAAGATATTAAACCACAGATGCACACAGATAAACACAGATGATAGCGCAGCGTGCCGTTAGGCATATAGGGATGATTTATCTAGTTTTGCAAAGATGATAATGATTGGGAGGATGGGTTAAGCGAGAGTTCTACTGATTGAATCTTTGTTGTTTTAAGTTGAATTTGAAATGGTTAAGATTGCTTTATTTGGTACAAGTGCAGATCCGCCAACAATTGGCCACCAAAAGATTCTCAGTTGGTTGTCTCAACAGTTTGATGAAGTGGCAGTTTGGGCATCTGATAATCCGTTTAAATCTCATCAAACTCCGCTGGAGCATCGAGAGAGAATGTTGCGGTTATTGATTGAGGATATTTCGCCGCGCCGGTATAACATTGCTGTTCATCCAGAACTTAGTAGCCCTAGAACTCTCACAACAGTAGAACGCGCTCGCTGTTTATGGCAAAATGCGGATTTTACTTTGGTAATTGGTTCGGATTTGGTGAATCAATTGCCGCGCTGGTATTGTGTTGATGAGTTGCTGCAACAAGTTAAATTATTGGTGGTGCCACGCTCGTCTTATACGTTAGAAGAGCGGGATTTAGAACCGCTGAAACAGATGGGCGCACAAGTGGCAATTGCGGATTTAACCGCGCCGGCTGTCTCTTCTACCGCGTATCGTGAGAGAGGGGAAACAGAGGCATTAACGCCGCCGGTTGAGGCTTATATCCATCAAGAGCATTTGTATGTATGCCAAGATGCGCTTAGGTCGAATTTAAAAAATTAGCAATATTCAGGGTAAGTAAGGCATTTGAAACAGTTTGAATGTGACATTCCCCTAACAAACAGGGCAGTGCCGGTGGAAAAACAAGGGCGAACACACAGTTCACTAGCAGACTTCAAAGTTGGGGTCGATAATGTTATTTTCTCGGTTGACACGGCACAAAACCGGCTGCTGGTGTTGTTAGTTATGCGGCAAGACGAACCGTTTTTTGGGCAATGGAGTTTGCCGGGAACACTGGTTCGTCAAGGAGAATCGCTTGAAGATGCTGCTTACCGAATTTTGGCTGAGAAAATTCGGGTGCAAAATTTGTATTTAGAGCAGTTATACACCTTTGGAGGGCCAGGACGCGATCCTAGAGAATCTCCGAACAGTTTTGGTGTGCGCTACCTTGCGGTTAGTTACTTTGCGCTAGTGCGGTTTGAGGAAGCTGAATTAATTGCGAATGGGGTTGCCGGCATTGCTTGGTATCCGCTTGATCGAGTGCCGCAACTTGCCTTTGATCACAATCAAATTTTGCAGTATGGCTACCGCCGGCTGCGAAATAAACTGGAGTATAGTCCTGTGGCTTTTGAAGTGTTGCCCGAAGTGTTTACTTTAAGCGACCTTTATCAACTTTATACGACAGTTTTGGGAGAAAATTTCTCAGATTACTCCAATTTCCGCACGCGTCTGCTAAAGTTGGGTTTTTTATACGATACGAAAGTTAAGGTTTCACGCGGTGCCGGTCGTCCAGCAACTTTATACCGATTTGATGCAGAGGCATTCGCCCAATTAAAAGATAAGCCCTTGGTTTTTATTTAAACGTGAATTTTGCAGTTAAAATGTGAATGAATTCATAAATATTTTGCATTAAAAAACATTTGTGAGGAACAACATGAAAATTGCAATTGCACAACTCAATCCCACAATCGGTGATTTAACCGGCAACGCTCAGCAGATTTTAGTCGCTGCAAGGAAGGCTGCTGAAAATAATGTTCGTCTACTGCTGACACCAGAGTTATCTTTATGCGGTTATCCACCACGAGATTTACTATTAGCACCGAGTTTTGTTGAAGAGATGTCACTTGTTTTGCAGCAGTTAGCGCAAGATTTGCCGGCATCCATCGCAGTGTTGGTAGGAACAGTTGATCGCAATTCACGAGTGAGTATGAGTGGCGGCAAGCCGTTATTTAATAGCATTGCTTTGCTAGAAAAAGGCGGGGTGCGGCAGATGTTTCACAAGCGTTTGTTGCCAACTTATGATGTTTTTGATGAGTATCGGTATTTTGAGCCAGGTGAGCAAGCAAACTTCTTTACTCTTACCCCTGATCCCGATTCAGGACTCAGCACTGAGAACTCAGGACTCAAAATTGGCGTCACAATTTGCGAAGATTTGTGGAACGATGAGGAATTTTGGGGTAAGCGTAGCTATGCTACAAATCCAATTGCTGATCTAGCTCAAATTGGTGTCGATTTGCTGATTAATTTATCGGCATCGCCTTACAGCGTGGGTAAGCACAAATTGCGAGAGTCAATGCTGCGACATACAGCGACACGCTTCAAGCAACCTATCATTTATACGAATCAAGTTGGGGGAAATGACGACTTAATTTTTGATGGTGGCAGTGTGGCGTTTAACCGTGCCGGTGAAGTCGTCTGTCGTGCCGGCGCGTTTGAAGTGGATTTCGTGCAAATAGAATTTGATGAAACTCAACGTGATCTTCTGCCGGCATCCATCGTTCAGCCACCAAAAAATGAAGATGAAGAAATCTTTTCAGCATTAGTTTTAGGCGTGCGAGATTATGCACATAAATGTGGATTTTCTAAGGTTGTCATTGGGTTAAGTGGCGGAATAGATTCGTCTTTGGTGGCAGCAATTGCGGTGGAAGCTTTAGGGAAAGAAAACGTCCTTGGTATTCTCATGCCATCTCCTTACAGTTCCGATCATTCTGTTACAGATGCACTGAAACTGGCAGAAAGTTTGGGCATTAAAACTCACACGTTGGCTATTGGTGAGTTGATGAAAGATTACGATAAAACCCTGGCTGACGTGTTTGCCGGCACGGCTTTTGGCACTGCCGAAGAAAACCTACAATCTCGAATTCGTGGAAACTTATTAATGGCTGTTTCTAACAAATTTGGTCATTTACTAATTTCCACCGGCAACAAATCAGAAATGGCCGTTGGTTACTGTACCCTTTACGGGGATATGAATGGCGGATTAGCTGCAATTGCCGACGTTCCCAAAACACGGGTTTATTCTATCTGCCGGTGGCTTAATAATAGCCGGAAAGCTGGGGATGACGGGAACGGTGGAACAAAAGAAATCATTCCAGAAAATGTAATTGTGAAGCCACCGAGCGCTGAACTAAAACCTGGTCAAGTCGATCAAGATTCATTGCCAGATTATGATACGTTGGATGATATTTTGCATCGATTTATCCACAATCATGAATCGCCGGCTGATATTGTTGCGGCGGGACATGATCGCACTGTGGTTGAGCGCGTGGTGAAGCTAGTAAATATTGCGGAATTTAAGCGCCGGCAAGCGCCTCCGGGATTAAAAGTGACAGATCGTGCTTTTGGTACGGGTTGGCGAATGCCAATTGCCAGCAAACGCAGTGCTTTAACAGCACAGTTGCATAAACCAGCATCGGTTTCTTCTTGAGAACTTACATCAGATAATTGAGATTTTTAGGAATAAAAGTAAAGCCGGTTGATGGTGCCGGCTTATTTTTTTGCAAGCGCTTTTTTGAGAAAGTTCAACCTTGCAAGGAATACGCCACGATTGACAAGGGCGATTGTACGCGTCTAACAGCCCAGTGCTAGGGTAAAGAGGGGATGCTGTTAGCAAAGCGATTGGTCGCAGCAACGAGGCATTGAGTACCAAAGTTCATGCACTGGTGGACGCTTTGGGCAACCCTATAGGGTTCCATTTGACTCATGGACAAGCGTGTGACCTGGGATGGAGCGGATGCTCTTGCTTGAGGAAGTGGCTGCCGATAAGCTCTTGGCTGGCAAGGGATACGATGCGGATTATCTAGCTGCTGCTGTTTTCTGGCTTAATTGATAACACACCCTAGTAAATTAGCATTTTGAGTCCCTATTTAACTTTAAAATAACATCTAAAAATTTTAATAAAAAACAGCAAAAGGAGCGCGAATGCAGGGAAGCCCCATGCTGTTCACGCTCCTTGTTTATTAGGCTACAGAGCTAGCTCAGTTAAGGCTAGACTCTATGATTCACTAAGACTCTAAAACTTGGCGAATACGCCGTTCTAAACGTTCGAGATCCAGTCCTCCCTCGTCACGGCTGATCCGCCGTACAGTTGCGTTGACATTACTCAAATCTACTAGCAAATCTTGGAGGATATCTTGTTGCTGACGCGATTGAGTAACTTCACGCGGTTCTTGCACTAAATCGCGCACAATTGTGTCTTCAGCACGCGCAGCGACAAGGGGATTTGTTTGCCCTTCTACATGAACAAAAGTTCGTCGCCCTGGACCCCGATCTTCCTCAACCGGCACCAGCGCTGTGACTTGATCAGAGCGCACATATTTGCCGAATCCGAGATGAACTAACACGGAAGATTGGATTTTCATAATCGCAAAGCAATGGGTTTGTGACTTATTTCTATTTTAGCTTATAAACAAAGGCTTTGCGGCTATAGAAGGGCGGATTTTGCGGTATAAATTATAGGGTTATCTCCTAAGATTTTAACCCTGATTTTTGATGGTTTCTCTAGTAGATAATTACAGGCAATATCTCAGTAAAATAGTTAACCAAACCTGCCTCTAATTTTTACGCTATAAAGTAGTCTCCAAAAAAAAGCTTACCTAAATTCTAAAATATGTTGAGCAGTAACAGCCGGCTTTTCTAAGTGTGGAGCGTGACCGCAGTTAGAAACCCAAAGGAGCTGTGAATTCTTGATATTTTGCTTAAACTTCTTGGCATCCTCGGTTCCTAAGTCCTTATCAAGTTCTCCCCATAAGATTCGCGTTGGGGTATTGAGGAGGGGAATTTTATCCTCTAAGTCACCGTAACTTCCACTTTTGGTAAAGTCGCTCAACGCTTCATACCAACCAGGCATTTCCATGTGCGAGCAAACGCATCTTAAAGCCTCAATTGAATCGGAATTCCAACCGCTGAGGCTGCCAAGTGTCAACGCTTGGAGTTTTCGCTGCCGCCAAAATTCAACCGCTAGATAGTCAAAAGGGGGAAATAAAAATTTTCCGATAGATAACCAACTTGAGTAACCGAGGCTATTAATTAAAACTAGCTTTTTTACCGCTTGTGGGTAGGTAAGAGCGAAATCAATTGCTGCCGCACCTCCCATTGAAGCTCCTATTAAAATCACGGGTTGATCAATTAAGCTTTTCCAGCAACAATAAAGATGGGTTTTAAGGGTTGACGGGGTAAAGGAAAGCCCTGATGGTCGTTCTGTAAAGCCAAATCCCAATAAATCAAAAAGCCAAGTTTCGTTGTGGGTAGCTAGCAGGGGAAGAAGCCGGGAAAACTCTAGCATGGAACTATCGAAACCATGCAGCAAGACGAGGGGAGTTTCCCCACTTCCTTGACGCACGCAGGCAGTGGCAATGGGTTGGGAATGCAGGGGTGTAAAAATGGGGATTTGCTGAATTTTCTCAGCGAGAGAAATTGAGGTAGATTCTCTTAAATCGTTGACTGCCGGCGGCAGAAAGCTAGCAAATTTACGTGCTGACATATTGCATCCTGAAAGTTACCTGAGTGACGATTGTTTTATTTATTCTCAGGATCTAAATTATCTAGGCGCTCACGTAAATTATCTAACTCTTGCCGAGAGCGCTCTAGTTGAGCTGCCGGCACGGCTAAATCTTCTTTCGTTACGCCTTCTGAGCGAGAACTTTCTATCAGTTGACGAATTTGATCTAAGCAGGCACTCATCCCCGCCGCAAATTCATACCGGCTTACAGGTTGATCGCCGCGAAACGTATCATCGGGATAGCCGGCAAAGCAACCGTAAGTCATACTTTTTTGTGGCGCTGCTTGCTCTATCTGTTGCGGTTGTTGTGCGATAGCTGCCGGCGCTACTATCAATGTCATTCCTAAAATAACTGTAGCGGAATGAAAAAGAGTTTTAAAAAAGTTTAACATCGGTTTTCACCTCTTAAAAAAATTAAGTTGTTTTCCAATAAGTCGGCGTTTGTCTAGATAAAAGTTGAGAAAAAAGAAAGCAGACTCTATCCATAGTCTGACACATTAAAACCCACGACTGCTCACCCCTGATATCTACGCCTGCGGGTGGGTGAAGTGACGCTTGTATCGGTGTTAATGTTTCCTACTGAAAAGCCATGATCAATTTTTATTATGAAATCCCAAAAGGAAATTTGGCGCGTCATCCTCGCTATAGCAATGGTAGTAGTCGGAGTGCTGCATTTTGCCGTACCCGTTCCATTTGTGAGAATCATGCCACCGCAACTTCCCTACCCGCTAGAATTAGTCTATATCAGCGGCTTTTTTGAAATTCTGGGTGGGATCGGGCTATTAGTACCGCCGGTGAGCCGTGCGGCAGCTTGGGGACTTATCGCGCTTTTTATCGCTGTGTTTCCAGCGAACATCAACCAGGCTGTCAATAGTATTCCAATTGAAGGAATTCCTCACATTCCCATCCTCTATTGGATAAGGCTACCTTTCCAAGCAGTTTTTATTGCTTGGGCTTGGTTATATACCCAGCCGAATGAGG is from Microcoleus sp. FACHB-672 and encodes:
- a CDS encoding nicotinate-nucleotide adenylyltransferase translates to MVKIALFGTSADPPTIGHQKILSWLSQQFDEVAVWASDNPFKSHQTPLEHRERMLRLLIEDISPRRYNIAVHPELSSPRTLTTVERARCLWQNADFTLVIGSDLVNQLPRWYCVDELLQQVKLLVVPRSSYTLEERDLEPLKQMGAQVAIADLTAPAVSSTAYRERGETEALTPPVEAYIHQEHLYVCQDALRSNLKN
- a CDS encoding NUDIX hydrolase, which codes for MEKQGRTHSSLADFKVGVDNVIFSVDTAQNRLLVLLVMRQDEPFFGQWSLPGTLVRQGESLEDAAYRILAEKIRVQNLYLEQLYTFGGPGRDPRESPNSFGVRYLAVSYFALVRFEEAELIANGVAGIAWYPLDRVPQLAFDHNQILQYGYRRLRNKLEYSPVAFEVLPEVFTLSDLYQLYTTVLGENFSDYSNFRTRLLKLGFLYDTKVKVSRGAGRPATLYRFDAEAFAQLKDKPLVFI
- a CDS encoding NAD+ synthase yields the protein MKIAIAQLNPTIGDLTGNAQQILVAARKAAENNVRLLLTPELSLCGYPPRDLLLAPSFVEEMSLVLQQLAQDLPASIAVLVGTVDRNSRVSMSGGKPLFNSIALLEKGGVRQMFHKRLLPTYDVFDEYRYFEPGEQANFFTLTPDPDSGLSTENSGLKIGVTICEDLWNDEEFWGKRSYATNPIADLAQIGVDLLINLSASPYSVGKHKLRESMLRHTATRFKQPIIYTNQVGGNDDLIFDGGSVAFNRAGEVVCRAGAFEVDFVQIEFDETQRDLLPASIVQPPKNEDEEIFSALVLGVRDYAHKCGFSKVVIGLSGGIDSSLVAAIAVEALGKENVLGILMPSPYSSDHSVTDALKLAESLGIKTHTLAIGELMKDYDKTLADVFAGTAFGTAEENLQSRIRGNLLMAVSNKFGHLLISTGNKSEMAVGYCTLYGDMNGGLAAIADVPKTRVYSICRWLNNSRKAGDDGNGGTKEIIPENVIVKPPSAELKPGQVDQDSLPDYDTLDDILHRFIHNHESPADIVAAGHDRTVVERVVKLVNIAEFKRRQAPPGLKVTDRAFGTGWRMPIASKRSALTAQLHKPASVSS
- a CDS encoding alpha/beta fold hydrolase, with protein sequence MSARKFASFLPPAVNDLRESTSISLAEKIQQIPIFTPLHSQPIATACVRQGSGETPLVLLHGFDSSMLEFSRLLPLLATHNETWLFDLLGFGFTERPSGLSFTPSTLKTHLYCCWKSLIDQPVILIGASMGGAAAIDFALTYPQAVKKLVLINSLGYSSWLSIGKFLFPPFDYLAVEFWRQRKLQALTLGSLSGWNSDSIEALRCVCSHMEMPGWYEALSDFTKSGSYGDLEDKIPLLNTPTRILWGELDKDLGTEDAKKFKQNIKNSQLLWVSNCGHAPHLEKPAVTAQHILEFR
- a CDS encoding S-layer homology domain-containing protein — translated: MTLIVAPAAIAQQPQQIEQAAPQKSMTYGCFAGYPDDTFRGDQPVSRYEFAAGMSACLDQIRQLIESSRSEGVTKEDLAVPAAQLERSRQELDNLRERLDNLDPENK
- a CDS encoding DoxX family protein, with translation MKSQKEIWRVILAIAMVVVGVLHFAVPVPFVRIMPPQLPYPLELVYISGFFEILGGIGLLVPPVSRAAAWGLIALFIAVFPANINQAVNSIPIEGIPHIPILYWIRLPFQAVFIAWAWLYTQPNEENQQTSIIANLHKFSKE